TGGCTTTCGACGAAGCCAACCCCCGATGCGACGCTCAACGGCTTGTCGAAGCAATGGAGGCCGCGGGCCGGCATGCGCATTGCCATCCCCAGATAGAGTCCCGCGAATCGCAAATCCGCAGTTACGCCTCATATTTCGCCCCCCTGGTCGGATACATGCCCAAAATAGGCGACACGCTCAAGCTGGTTGAAGGCATCGCAAGAATCGAAGCCAAATCGCCAAACGGCAGTTGGCTGGCCGTGTTTGAAAAGGCAAAGACGAAACAACGCGCCCTCAGCAGCGGCCGCTTCTACGACTTCATCGAAGAGGTCATAACCGGAGACTTTCTGCAAGCGAATCCAGCAAACCCGTAGCCGCTGGCGAGCAAATGCAATACCTGTTGCGCGAGACTCTACGCCCCAAGACCACAAATCGACTGGCGCCAGACGGCCCAGTCGATTCATCGCCTGGATAAGCGAGACGGCAGCCGCCAGCCGACTTCGCCAACCAAGCCGCCAACGCCGGCCAAGCGGCGGAGTGCCCATCGTCAGCTCCGCGTCAGTCTTCGACATCGAAAACGGAGCATGGCCGCCCGCCTCCGCAACCCCGCTCCGCATGCGCGCCGGCATGCGAAAACGCATTCCACGCTCATCGCGTTTCCCAGCTTGGCTGAAAGAGCCTGGTCCGCGGCCAAAATGAATTTCCGCATGAATATTTCGCAAAACAACATGGCCACGCCCGCGCAAGGCATGGCGCAATGGCCTGGCAAAGACTTGTAATTATTGATGGCGCAGTTTAAACCGTTTTTCTTTACCTTTGTGATACACTGCAGTAGTAATGAAACTAAAATACCAGATTATTCCGATGGCCTAAAACATCATATCTGGTCACCTGAAATGTATGGTTAAGGATACTTGCATGTACGATGATGGCCGCATATTTCTCGTGGCAGGCTATTGGGCCAAATTGAAAAAGGCTTTTGCATCCAGCTCGGTGTACGTCATTGCTGACACCGCGACCATCGCAACCAGCCTGGCCAAGCGCTGCATGCCGCAATTCCAGCCCGCCGGCGTCGTCAGCCTCTCTGAAATCAAGCGTTATGTCGCCTATATGGAGCGCATCGTCGCCGGAGAGGAAATCTGCCTGGCGCAGGAGGGCATCCAACGAAGCCCTCATGGCAAGTTGGCTCGCGACCAGGTCTTTGTCGTTGTCGGATTTTCCAAAAGCCATTCCCCAGACAGGGACCCGATAGTAAACTTTGTCGCGGCCAACGGCGAGGCGGAAGCCGCCACGCTCCAGCAAGGAGCCCTGCCGGGCCTGACCGTCTCGGGGGTCAGCAGCCTCCCCAAGTTGCTTGATCTGCAACGCAGGATGGAGCGGGTCGCCATCGGCGAGCTCCCCGCCCTCAAAGAGCAAGGTGTCATTCGGTAATGATCGGAACTAGCGCAAGAAGGTGTGAAAGATGTCGACTGTAAACATACCTGTGTATGAGCGTCAGCTCGCTGCGGTCCTGCCGGAAGAGTTGCGGACTTGGTACTTCAAAGGCGAAGTGCCCGAGCCGATGAGGGATGACTTCCAGGCGTGGAAAGACAAGGCATTTCTGGAAGGCGGCCCGCCCGCCGCCATGACCGAGAACAACCTGGCCAAGTTCTATCTGCGCTCGGAAGCCTTGAAATCCCAAAATGCGCTTGGCGATCTGCCGATGTCGATGTTGTTCCCGATGAGCAATGCCCCCGTGTCGGCACTGCACGCGCCGTCTGTTCGCCGAGCCGCCATAGCCGGGCACACCAGCCTGACGCGACAGGTGGTCGACATGGCCATCGAGCCCGCCGACATCACCCCGATCACGGCGAAAGATGCCCAGAAACTGGCGGAAACCATCCAGGCCAACCAGTCCAAACCCGAGCCCCAGATCAACATCGACCAAAACCTGCTCGAATTCTTCAAGATGCGCGGAAACGCCAAGTTCCGCAAAGATCTGATGATCAACGTCTCCCTCGAAGAAGCCCACGGCGCCAAAGGCCTTGCAGAGCGGGTCGAACGCCGAATGGGGGCGCTGGGGGAAACCGAGCAAACCCAGATTCGCCGCCTGCTTGCCGGAGAGTCCCCGGAATCCGTGACCAAGGCCATTCGCCCGCCCAAAGCGTCCCCGACCTTGGCGATGTAGCCATGAGCCTCTCAAGACGCGCCTTTCTTCTCCAGGCCGGACAAGCATTCGCCATGCTATCCGGCCTTTCCGCCCTGCCCGAGCGCAGCGACGCGGAAACACAAGCAGCGAGAAGCGCCACGGACAATCCCTTCGCCGCGATCTGGGATCGTCCGCGTGAGATCGTCATCCATCGGCAAGTCACCGGCGAAAGGCGCCGGCTGCTGCTATGGCACCCCCAAGAGGGATGGTGTCGAGACGGCTATTCGGAAGCCTGCCTGCTGCTGAGAGACGTCGTCGCCAACGAAGTCAGACAAATTGACCCAGGCCTGTTGAACATGCTGTACGCAATACAAAGCTGGTACCTGGCCAATCAGGTATTCGAACCCCTGATCATCACCTCTGGCTACCGCAACGCCATTCGCAATCAAGGCATAGAAGGCGCAGCCAAAAACTCCATGCACACCCACGGCAAAGCGGTGGACATGAAAGTCAGAGGGCTTACCACCACTCAGCTTTGGCAAATGGCGGCCGCCTTGCGATCCGGTGGGGTCGGCTACTACCCAGGCAAGGGGTTCGTTCACATCGATACAGGAAGAATACGATACTGG
This genomic window from Chromobacterium phragmitis contains:
- a CDS encoding YcbK family protein; this translates as MSLSRRAFLLQAGQAFAMLSGLSALPERSDAETQAARSATDNPFAAIWDRPREIVIHRQVTGERRRLLLWHPQEGWCRDGYSEACLLLRDVVANEVRQIDPGLLNMLYAIQSWYLANQVFEPLIITSGYRNAIRNQGIEGAAKNSMHTHGKAVDMKVRGLTTTQLWQMAAALRSGGVGYYPGKGFVHIDTGRIRYWQG